In Dasypus novemcinctus isolate mDasNov1 chromosome 8, mDasNov1.1.hap2, whole genome shotgun sequence, the genomic stretch TGAGTAATAAGGGAAGGTCTCAGAGGTTCAGCATCTTCAGCTGGCCCTGGCCTGCTGGTCTTTTCTCACGTTTTTAGTCAGAACTCATGGTTACACGAGATAGAAGCCTAAGAGAATggcttaagggaaaaaaaagataaggaatttattagcttacataACCAAAAAGTCCAGGAGGCAGATCTAGCTCTGAACATTGCTAGATTCAAGGTTTCAAAAGAAGTATGAAGACTTGGTCTCTGCATTTCTCAGCTCTGTTTCCCTCCTTCGAGCCAAAACCAGCTTGGAAGTTTAGATCCATCTAGAGAGCGCAGGGTAAGGCCAGAGATGGGGGAATCTTGACTGGATGGTTTCCGAGGCCCCTCCCGAACCATACGTAATTCCTTAACCTCCTATTCCTGAATCTTTGGCTCTCCAGAAGGTCTTGGGCCTCCAAGCTGGGATCTCAGGAAGAGGAAAAGCTGGGGCCCTAGTCCCCTGGCCTTGGAAATTTGCCTAGACAGGGCTTTCCTCTGGCTGGAATCACACACCAGAGAGACGGGCTAGGCCAGGAGGGAAAGAACGGGAGCTACGCAGGGGGAGAGCTATACCAGCTATTCAGTGGAAGGTGTTTGAATGGGTTTTAGGAAAAGGATCCGACTGGCCCAACTTAATTATGTTCCCAGACGCAGGGATCAATTGGTAAGTTGCCACAGTCCTGACGTTCCCTGATGAGGGCCTGGGCCCGGGCACAAGCCGCAGTGACTGCCACAAGATGAGAAGATAGATAAGTCACACCCTGctacagacacacaaaaaaaattaaaaaaaaaaaaaaaaaaacacttttcacaGATACTTAGGTAAAGAGCGACTTTTTTGGGGCAGACGCATCACCCTGCTCCGGACGGAGTGAGTCCACTATGTTCCGCAGCAGGGAAACTGCTGCGCCGGGACCCCCCGGGTCTGGGCTGCGCGGGGTCGCGAGCTCGACTCCGAGGCGGTCCCGGAGCCCCAGGACTTCATCTCCCAGGATGCCGCGGGCCAGGCAGCAGTACGCCTGCGCAAAGGCGGTGGGCGATGCCGCAGCTCGCCAGGCGGGGGCGCTCGGGCCTTGGTCCAGAGCCGGCGTGGGGACGAAGGCCTTACGGCCGGTCCAGGGCGCGTGTGCGGCCTCCGCTCTGATGCCCGGCTTGTGCCCGCTGATCGGCGGCACCCCAACCGCCGCCCCCTCCAGGGGCAAGCCCTTGCGTCTCCTAGACCGCGAAGGCTCTGAACCATGTTCACACGCACAGCAGCCCCTCGCGCCCTTGCATCGCGCTGCTGCCCGTGGTTCCCCGCATCCGGTGCCTACCCCCCTGATCCAACCTCCCTCACAACCCCAGCTTCCTGCCCTAACTGCAACCTAGGCCTCTTCGGGGGAGGCCCAGGTTAGGTCCTCGAAAGTACAGGCACCCGGGAGAATTTGGGTTAGGGTGGAGAGGGGCCCTTCTCACTAGGGCCGCCACACCCGGCGGGGCCCAGGATTCccgctctgtttttttttttctggggctGTAAATGGGAGAGAAGTCTGGAAGTAAAGGCCTCAGCTTCctcttttctcccctgcccctcaAAGCATAGAAGGATCCGACGGGCCTCTCCAGAGACCACAGGGGGAAGATGGCCTAGACTATCCGTCTCGGAGAGAATCGTTTTTTCCTGGTCCCCATAGAAAGCTGGAGCTAAGAAAGGGATTCCCCGGCTTAGGGCTATTGCCAGGATGATGGATGGATCATAGGAAGGCTacaggaaaagagggagggaccGGTGAGAGTGGGACAGGCATCGGCGCGCAGGCATTGATGGATGGGACTCaggtgcctgtgtgtgtgtgtgtgtgtgtgtgagagagagagagagagagagagagagggagaaggaggagagggCGTGAGTCTGTTGCCAGGGTAATGGAGGGATTGCGCAGCATCAGTTTGACACTCTTCTGTAGGATGGAGGATGTGGAAGATAGGactttcttttcttgccttttttttttttaaacctcctAAACATATTTCTAATCCATTCCCTCCTCTCTGTCCCCCTGACAGCAATGCCACCATTTTCTCTAACCTAGATTAGTGCAACATCTTCCTAAAGGGACTCCCTGAATCCAGTCCTGCTTTCCTTCAGACCAGTAGTTTGTAATGTTTGCTGTGTTCATCCCTTAATTAAAAGCCTTCAGTGACTCCCTTCCACCTCACCTACAGGATAAAGGCTAAACTCCTTGGTATGGCTTACAGACCAAGTGTTCTCTGGCTTGTCCAGCCCTTCAGCCTCATCTTACAATTTCCCCTATCTCACTATACCCTCTAGCCATCCTGAATGAACTTCTGTCAGTTTCTCCAAAGAAGCCTCTCCTTTGCCTTTTGGTTCCCTCTGTCTGGAACATTTTCTATCCTTCAGTTCTCCTGGCAAACTCCTACTAGTGTACCATGTCCCTGTTTATAAGTCACTTCTCCTATGAGCACCTATAGAGGCTCCTATACTTCTCTAATTTTAATAATAGCACGAGTGAGCACACACTGTCTTCTGAGCACTTTACATGTGTGATAATTCGTTTAAACCTCACAACAACCTTTTCTGAAGTAGACACCATTAATATCCTCCCCGTTTTACAGATtcggaaactgaggcccaagaaCACATGACTGATCAGTAGAATGGACATGAGATTTGAACTCAGGCTGCCTGGCTCCCAAGCTCACAGTCCTAATCATTGTAGCAACCTGCCTACTGTAGCATGCTATATAGTGTAGGGGACTGGGGTTAAGAATTAAGCAGGTGATGACTGGGCTGGTAGGAAAGACAGGCATTGGATGAGAATTAAAATGAAGGTGGTGCCAGTGGAGGCCTATGGATGACAGAGAGAGGAACGAGGTTGCTGGGCCGCCGATGCCAAAATGGGGGATAGGTGGGACACATGGGGAGCCAGAGGAGGATTCCTGGGGGAAATGATGGAGAGGCTAGGCCGGTTAGAGGGGGGCAACAGCACAATTACAGAGGTCAAGGGGAGAGCAGCTGAGGGGCGGTGAACTTGCAGGCCCCAGGTGAATGCAAATTCTGGAGACGTCCTAGCACCAGCCAGAGCAGCTGAGGACCTGGGCTCTAACTTCCACCCCCAGGACCCACCTCTGCCGTGTTGTTGTTGCCCCCCTTCCCCAGCTAGACGCCCCCAGGAGTGCTCTGTGCAAACAGCAAAGCTCATGCCCCCTCCGTCTCTGTCCTGTTACAGGTCTGCAGCCCTCTAGGTAAGAGATAAACACTTTTTGAGAAGTTTTATTTGAAAGGTTGGGGACATGACACAGGCAGCAGGATAGAAACTGAAATTCTCCTGCCAGGGTTCCCAGGTCAGGGCCAGACTTGGGTCCCTCAGATTCCTCGGCTCCATGACCCCTCCAGCCTGGCGGCTCCTAAGGAGAGTATCCACTCATGCCCCCATCCTCTCAGGCTCTTACCCCGCCCCCACTGCCCACATCCTGTGCCTGAGGAGACACTGAGATGGGGGGGGGCTTGAGACTGTcagggagggggagtggggaggatcCAGAGGAGGAGGATTTGAGAACCTGGGAGTTTGGGGGctgagaggaaaagacagaaagagaaaaaaaaaaaagtggggaggaGGCCCCTGCCTTCGCCTCTTCCATCCTCAAGAAACTGTTCCCCGGAGATGTCACCCTCACAGCTCAGATAGGCAGCGTGGGGGAGGTCACCTTCACCTCCTGTGACAGGGCACCAGCTCCCTGTCATTGGGGGTGGCTGAGAAACAACCATGCCCCAGACAGGGTAGCAGCCGCCCTGCAACGTGAGGCTGGGGCCGTGCAGGCCCCGCTGTGCCGGGCCCTCTCAGGTGGGTGCCGGCTGGCTGTTGGCGTAGGCCTCATCGGGGAAGGAAGCCCGGCCTCGGCGGGTCTGGGCACACACTGAGGCGTAGAGCTCTGGCTCGGGGGCCGAGGCCTGCGGCTTTGGCTCAGAGTCCAGCACCACCTCCGAGTACTTGATGGGGGTCCCGGGGCTGGGGGTTCGGCCTTGCGGAGGCCGAAGCTGCAGGCTGGTATAGCACATCACCTCCTCTGCAGCCTGGGGGTGCAAGGCTGTTAGATGCTCACTGGACCCTCAGCAaagtccccacctccttccccccacctcttCAGCCACAGCCGACTCACCCTGGCAGGGCCTCCAGGGGCTGAATCTTGATGGTTTGGCCCTGGTTGTTGAGACAGCCGTCCTGGGACAGGAAGCAGGAATCTGGTCAGCCCTGgcatcaccacccccacctcccaccccatgaACTGACCCCTGGGCCCACCCTTCTGCCAGCTCCCTACCTGTCTGCAGATAATGCAGGTTCCCGTACAGGGGGACCTCTTCCACCGACCCTCCAGGGCTGAAACACAAGAGTTTGGGGGATGAGTGGGGGCTTCCTGGTAAGGAAGAGCTCCCGATCAACCCATCGCCCTGCTGGTCCCACTGACCGTCCCTGCTCCGGATAATTCCTGCTCCGACCACTCGTGCATCGGTACAAGTGTGCAGCCAGTGAAATGAGAAGCAGCAGCGTCACAGCCCCGAAGAGGGCCCATAATCCCCAAGCCTGGGCCATGGAGGGGAATCCTGTGGACACGGAGGGATGTCACTGCCCAGCCCAAGCCCCCAGCTCCCAGTAGATGGGACGTGGGGCTACATGACCCCTCCCCCAAGGAACCCCTGCCCCACCCAGCTCACCTGGTGCGAGATCCGTGCAGTTGCCACCGCTGCTCATGACTGCGTGGTGAGAACCAAGCCGGCAAGCCCCCTGCCCTGAGCGGAGAGGTCAGCCTGGCTCATGGCCTGGCAGCTGCTGCAGCCCCCCTCACTCCCACTCCTCTCTGGCCTGGGCCCCACAGCTCAGCATCCCCAAAACTAGTGGTGGCAAAGTAGCTGGTTTccggggaggaaggaggaggggagggattgAGTGAAAAAATGAAGACACCGCCCTGCACCTGTGCCTTTCCTGCAGCTCCCAAGCTTCCCCCACCCCTCGCAGCCCTTCACACGACTCTGGCCTAAGAGAAGAGAGGACGGCCTGAGTTTACTGTGCCACTGTGCAGGTGAGCCCTTGAACActcgggtgggggagggagggagagagaaagaagagagcagTGAATTGCCCAGGGGGGCAGACCTCGCAAGTGAGGCAGGGAGGACAGGCAGCCAGGCCTTAAGACAGAGACTCTCTCATTCTTCGTGCCaaacttctctctcccagggaagGCAAATGCAAACCTCAGTGAGCACACTGTGGAGTGGGATGGAATGGGGAGGGCTCCTTGCCCCTCCAATCCCACCACCCCCTAAGGCTGACCCGACCTGAGGGCAATGTGCTTAGATAACCGTTTGCCCGACTCAGGGAAGCTAgatccccaccccacaccccacacccacatTCGCCTGGCCCAGAAATGTACGCTCAATAGTTAAAAGAAAGGCCTGTCCCACGCAGGACTCTCCTGAGGCGCTGAGCCCTGTTTTTGTGCTCTTTCACCTTGGGGAGTGGGATACCTACCAATCTGGGAAGACgggttttaaatttcaaatattataaACCTTAAATCAGCGGTCAGAGATGTATTTTCTTTGGCCCATACAACGTTGTTAAAGTAAGAGAGGTGCTGCCCCTACAGCTGCAGACAGAAAGGGTTCGCATTCCTATAGGGAATTTCAAAGTAAATACACAGCAATAACAACTATTTAAAATGTCTCCTTTTTATTATCACCATGTAACAGCAACTCCAAAGAATGTCAGTGATAAAATTCTCCTCCCTGAAAAATCTTTTGTAGCTCTAAGTTCTATATTACTGTTGTTACTGGACAATTTTACTAATATACAAACTTCAAATTagcacatttttattatcttttaataaGCTTTGTAATCTACATGGACATGAATCTGGAGAACTCTCAGTTATACAGTTGGCCCCTGAGCCATGCAGATTCATTGAGATGTGTTCATTTCTAGAATTAATTCATAATGGCTTGGAATTGTTTAAACTCACTCTGGGCACAATTTCTGTCTACAACTCCTGTGATACTACATGTCCCTGCGTTTaaacaaaagatttaaaataaacaatgataGCACAGTGattgtaaagagaaagaaattgaacctTTTAATCATGTCATTCTATGTGACCTTGtagcttttatttatatttgaaatttctGGAATCTAAAGAAATTGAACTTTTTAAGTATGTCTTTCTACGTGACCACTTGtagcttttatttatatttcaaatttctGGAATCTACTGTAAAATGGTTTTTATGAAACCATTTTGCCAAACTTATCCTTATGTTTAAGACTTTTTCTAACTATTTATATGTCTGTTGCTTCATGTGAAAGAACctttttaagtgaaaattaataaaaagtattCTTTGGTTGATCAACTATGAGCAAAGATTGACAAAGCCAATTATACTGTCAATTGAATATGAATATGCAAAGATAACTTTGGACAAAGTCATTGAAAAATTTGCAGATGTTTGGGGTCAAAACCAGAAATTGTCATGGTCTGCATCAGATAGATCAATAGGTTCATATAAGTTTTTAGCCCCTTttctaaaaaatacaaaatatg encodes the following:
- the SIT1 gene encoding signaling threshold-regulating transmembrane adapter 1; its protein translation is MSSGGNCTDLAPGFPSMAQAWGLWALFGAVTLLLLISLAAHLYRCTSGRSRNYPEQGRPGGSVEEVPLYGNLHYLQTGRLSQQPGPNHQDSAPGGPARAAEEVMCYTSLQLRPPQGRTPSPGTPIKYSEVVLDSEPKPQASAPEPELYASVCAQTRRGRASFPDEAYANSQPAPT